From the Candidatus Bathyarchaeota archaeon genome, one window contains:
- a CDS encoding DUF3795 domain-containing protein — protein sequence MLPKPFTPELIAPCGMNCGLCVRYLPYACGLSKEQAKRGQCVGCRARGKNCAFIKRNCKKVGTQQIQFCYECDEMPCEKLKRLDKGYQKRYSMSMIANLTTIRDKGMQEFLKKQQAKYRCPNCGGTICIHNQKCYSCN from the coding sequence ATGTTGCCTAAGCCGTTTACGCCTGAGTTGATTGCCCCTTGTGGCATGAATTGTGGGCTTTGTGTTAGGTATTTGCCTTATGCATGTGGGCTTTCAAAAGAGCAAGCTAAGAGGGGGCAGTGTGTTGGTTGCCGTGCACGGGGCAAAAACTGCGCGTTCATCAAACGCAACTGCAAGAAAGTGGGCACACAGCAAATTCAATTCTGCTATGAATGTGACGAGATGCCCTGCGAGAAGCTAAAGCGGCTGGATAAGGGATACCAGAAACGCTACAGCATGAGCATGATAGCAAACCTCACAACCATACGTGATAAGGGCATGCAAGAGTTTCTAAAAAAGCAGCAAGCCAAGTACCGTTGCCCAAACTGCGGCGGAACCATCTGCATACACAACCAAAAATGCTACAGCTGCAACTAA
- a CDS encoding NERD domain-containing protein yields the protein MRRVKTARSYVQVQMRKKALNAFLCVLVVVAVVLSVLAKLFLTRTLGVLEQGLLLFCVAPLLGFYYYLGEYRVYRGGLEGEKQVTKRLNSTLSDDYYLLNGVSLKGSRSDIDHIVVGPNGVFVIETKNWSGSISCKGDNWQRQNSHINASPSKQTKANADKIKDILNASTSIRRHGVWVEGILVFTNTNANTKLNLKNPTTPTLQLHQLPNHITNYKNHNPYTQKQQQQIIKQIQKQTQ from the coding sequence ATGCGAAGAGTTAAGACGGCGCGGAGTTATGTTCAGGTTCAGATGCGTAAGAAAGCGTTGAATGCGTTTTTGTGTGTGCTCGTTGTTGTTGCGGTGGTTTTGTCTGTTTTGGCTAAGCTGTTTTTGACGCGTACGTTGGGGGTTTTGGAGCAGGGGCTTTTGCTGTTTTGTGTAGCGCCTCTTTTGGGTTTTTACTATTACTTGGGGGAGTACCGCGTTTACCGGGGCGGTTTGGAAGGGGAGAAGCAGGTAACCAAACGGCTCAACAGCACGTTAAGTGATGATTACTATTTGCTTAACGGGGTTTCCCTTAAAGGCAGCCGTTCAGATATTGACCACATCGTGGTTGGACCCAACGGCGTTTTTGTTATAGAAACTAAGAACTGGAGCGGCAGCATAAGCTGCAAAGGTGACAACTGGCAACGCCAAAACAGCCACATAAACGCAAGCCCAAGCAAACAAACCAAAGCTAACGCCGACAAAATCAAAGACATCCTCAACGCCTCCACATCAATCAGACGCCACGGAGTCTGGGTCGAAGGCATACTCGTCTTCACCAACACCAACGCCAACACAAAACTCAACCTAAAAAACCCAACCACACCCACCCTACAACTACACCAACTCCCAAACCACATAACCAACTACAAAAACCACAACCCCTACACCCAAAAACAACAACAGCAAATCATCAAACAAATCCAAAAACAAACCCAATAA
- a CDS encoding TIGR00266 family protein, with amino-acid sequence MKYEIKYKPSYSMLVVNLDQGETITAESGAMTYMSPTIEARTRKRERSLLGTLGLKLIGGQSFWVNDYTSTQGTSEVAFVAAPVGDIARLDVKQGKGYVIQKAAYIASTQNVDLDVKWEGFTKGLFGQGLFMLRVSGNGDLFINTFGAIDTHILKAGETLIVDNFHLVGFSDTCSYKVTKFGGFKETILGGEGFVTQITGPGEIYIQTKNLREFVDWIWTLLEPRVQSRSR; translated from the coding sequence TTGAAGTATGAGATTAAGTATAAGCCATCTTATTCTATGCTTGTTGTGAATTTGGATCAGGGTGAAACCATAACGGCGGAGTCGGGTGCCATGACGTATATGTCGCCCACTATTGAAGCGCGTACGCGTAAACGTGAACGTAGCCTGCTTGGGACTTTGGGTCTGAAGCTTATCGGCGGACAGAGCTTTTGGGTCAACGATTACACCTCCACGCAGGGCACGTCTGAAGTAGCGTTCGTAGCAGCGCCCGTGGGTGACATAGCTCGGTTAGACGTCAAACAAGGCAAAGGATACGTCATCCAAAAAGCCGCCTACATAGCCAGCACCCAAAACGTAGATTTAGACGTCAAATGGGAAGGCTTCACCAAAGGACTCTTCGGGCAAGGACTGTTCATGCTGCGCGTTTCAGGAAACGGAGACCTCTTCATCAACACGTTTGGAGCCATCGACACCCACATCTTGAAAGCAGGCGAAACCCTCATCGTCGACAACTTCCACCTCGTAGGCTTTAGCGACACCTGCAGCTACAAAGTCACCAAATTCGGCGGCTTCAAAGAAACCATCCTAGGCGGCGAAGGCTTCGTCACACAAATAACCGGACCAGGCGAAATCTACATCCAAACCAAGAACCTACGCGAATTCGTAGACTGGATCTGGACCCTACTCGAACCCCGCGTACAATCCCGCTCCCGCTAA
- a CDS encoding PQQ-binding-like beta-propeller repeat protein: protein MFRHDSSHLGFGAANSSANSAELLWTYTTYRMVQSSPAVANGLVVVGCRDGNVYCFNASDGDPLWTYRVREEVWSSPAICEERVYVGADDGGVYCFDLFSGEVLWRASAGGKVRSSPAIADGRVYVGSGGGGVFCFDALDGAQIWNYPLSCKVDSSPAVCKEVVYFAADDFHVYALDASTGDRLWRSHLGSTTSSPSVHDGYVYVGSIEGYVYALNATTSTVLWKYQTNECVQSSPAVAYGCVYVGCNDNNLYCLNATDGKKIWQSPTGYWIQSSPAVADGNVYVGSYDYNIYCFNASTGTEKWSYPTGNFVESSPAVAEGVVYIGSDDSLVYALALSNSPIDPASPIAANAMPWTTVVFDLIFCSVAAVSSFAVGYYLVCSNKQAKQVADQKKGNWLNQKISWFSAHPNALYLLAILAFSTVFFINLGNEPLWFDDEQTYSQWAFHMIKEGDYLTPWAFGDVSFWISKPPLAMWLMSFNYQVLGVNNFALRLWSPIFSTLSLIIIFYLGRNLYNAKVGFLSAIVLGTFAMFFSFARHAMTDAPLIFFMLASLYFLLLSEKQKNRGFYTVLSGVFFGLALMTKQFEALLLPMIVFAYFVATKKNLRFLVTKPFTRFLAVGFLVFAPWVLYMVFTFGPEFWETHFLYSVVARTMNPLEGHNGGYLFYVNYLISHENPLWIALLPFALGLCAYKAVFKKSKENTLILLWAITVLAVFTFVQTKLYWYILPALPAFALAIANLIYQLAQKLKFKYQQPLKSKNG from the coding sequence ATGTTTCGCCATGATTCTAGCCATTTGGGCTTTGGAGCAGCTAATAGTTCAGCAAACTCTGCCGAGCTTTTGTGGACGTACACGACCTATCGGATGGTGCAGTCTTCACCTGCGGTCGCTAACGGATTGGTGGTTGTAGGCTGCAGAGATGGCAATGTTTACTGTTTCAACGCCTCCGATGGAGACCCCCTGTGGACTTATAGGGTAAGAGAGGAAGTTTGGTCATCACCTGCCATTTGTGAGGAACGGGTTTATGTGGGCGCTGATGATGGCGGAGTTTATTGTTTTGATTTGTTTTCAGGGGAGGTTTTGTGGAGGGCTTCTGCTGGCGGTAAGGTAAGGTCTTCTCCAGCAATTGCAGACGGGCGTGTGTATGTTGGTTCTGGGGGCGGTGGAGTGTTTTGTTTTGACGCTTTGGATGGAGCTCAAATCTGGAATTACCCGCTTTCCTGCAAGGTGGACTCCTCGCCTGCGGTCTGCAAGGAGGTAGTTTATTTTGCGGCGGACGATTTTCATGTTTACGCGCTTGATGCATCAACGGGGGACAGGCTTTGGCGCAGTCATCTTGGAAGCACCACCTCTTCGCCTAGCGTACACGACGGTTATGTCTACGTGGGTTCAATCGAAGGGTACGTTTACGCCTTAAACGCGACAACAAGCACTGTGCTTTGGAAGTACCAAACAAACGAGTGCGTACAGTCCTCACCTGCCGTAGCATATGGCTGCGTTTACGTAGGCTGCAACGACAACAACCTCTACTGCCTAAACGCCACAGACGGCAAAAAAATCTGGCAAAGCCCCACAGGATACTGGATTCAATCTTCCCCCGCCGTAGCAGACGGCAACGTATACGTCGGCTCTTACGACTACAACATCTACTGCTTCAATGCATCCACAGGCACAGAAAAATGGAGTTATCCCACGGGCAATTTTGTGGAATCTTCCCCTGCCGTTGCTGAGGGGGTTGTTTATATTGGCTCTGATGACAGTTTGGTCTACGCTCTTGCCTTAAGCAATTCACCTATTGACCCTGCATCACCAATAGCCGCAAACGCTATGCCGTGGACAACCGTCGTGTTTGATCTGATTTTTTGCAGTGTAGCTGCGGTGAGCAGTTTTGCGGTGGGGTATTATCTTGTTTGCTCAAACAAGCAGGCTAAACAAGTAGCAGACCAGAAAAAGGGCAACTGGCTTAACCAGAAAATCTCATGGTTTTCAGCGCACCCCAACGCCCTGTATCTTTTGGCGATTCTGGCGTTTTCCACGGTTTTTTTCATCAATTTAGGCAATGAGCCGTTGTGGTTTGATGACGAGCAAACCTATTCTCAGTGGGCATTTCACATGATTAAAGAGGGGGATTATTTGACGCCGTGGGCGTTTGGGGATGTATCTTTTTGGATAAGTAAGCCGCCGCTTGCCATGTGGCTTATGTCGTTTAACTACCAAGTCTTAGGCGTCAACAATTTTGCCCTCCGACTCTGGAGCCCCATATTCTCCACGCTCTCCTTGATTATAATCTTCTATCTAGGACGCAACCTCTACAACGCGAAGGTAGGCTTCCTATCAGCAATTGTTTTGGGGACGTTTGCCATGTTTTTCTCGTTTGCACGCCACGCCATGACCGATGCACCCTTAATCTTTTTCATGTTAGCTAGCCTGTATTTTCTGCTGCTTAGTGAGAAACAAAAAAACCGCGGCTTCTACACGGTTTTAAGCGGCGTATTTTTTGGGTTAGCTTTGATGACTAAACAGTTTGAAGCTCTGCTGCTGCCCATGATTGTGTTTGCATATTTTGTTGCTACAAAGAAAAACCTGCGTTTTCTGGTAACAAAACCGTTTACCCGTTTTTTGGCGGTTGGTTTTCTGGTTTTTGCTCCTTGGGTTTTGTATATGGTTTTCACTTTTGGACCTGAATTTTGGGAGACCCATTTCCTGTACAGCGTTGTTGCAAGAACTATGAACCCTCTCGAAGGGCACAACGGCGGTTACCTCTTCTACGTTAACTACCTTATCAGCCATGAAAACCCATTATGGATAGCGTTGCTGCCTTTTGCTTTGGGACTTTGCGCATACAAAGCAGTTTTCAAAAAGTCAAAAGAAAACACCCTGATTCTCCTCTGGGCAATAACCGTACTTGCAGTATTCACATTTGTCCAAACCAAACTGTACTGGTACATCCTACCCGCCCTACCCGCCTTCGCCCTCGCCATAGCCAACCTCATATACCAACTCGCCCAAAAACTCAAATTCAAATATCAACAACCTCTTAAATCCAAAAACGGCTAA
- a CDS encoding carboxypeptidase-like regulatory domain-containing protein produces the protein MKKGLVTAFSILIIFGGLCASSLTEIASAQEERFKVSGYIVDENGNGIAGAHIIFCVPDIVPSVYSSVTGYYEMSAPAGVYHMDVWPPFDSHYIYYDEPTLAVNADMTKNVTLPTGYKLSGYITDAKGTPVRNALIFLDGYFTGWFSNYQGYYFTTAPEGTYTLTIRPRAGYSHITPQTEYNFTLNSDSTKDITLTSITTHPTPTPTATPTPTPVPTPSPTPTTTPAPTTTPTPTPTNTTEPTPTPDTTSTPEPTTSDAPMPTPTPTETTTATPTPTPTPAMSPSPTPVETVAPSPSSTGVISFGNTGVFFVESNSTVSELAFNSTSSELSFTVSGPSGTTGYVDLTVAKTLIPNPQNIKVYLDGKQLYYEAKSTDDAWILSFTYQHSTHQVVVDVADSQIRSPEQTVPLLDLHTAIALTAVNVTAICAAVIYLKKQKPRS, from the coding sequence ATGAAAAAAGGGTTAGTAACAGCTTTCTCGATTTTAATAATTTTTGGCGGATTATGCGCTTCCAGTTTAACTGAAATTGCCTCAGCTCAAGAAGAAAGGTTCAAAGTTTCAGGGTACATCGTGGATGAAAACGGCAACGGAATCGCAGGCGCACACATCATTTTTTGTGTGCCGGACATTGTCCCCAGCGTCTACTCAAGCGTTACGGGTTACTATGAAATGTCTGCACCCGCAGGCGTCTACCATATGGACGTTTGGCCACCTTTTGATTCCCATTACATCTACTATGACGAACCAACGCTTGCAGTAAACGCGGACATGACCAAAAACGTCACCCTGCCCACAGGATACAAACTGTCAGGCTACATAACTGACGCCAAAGGAACCCCCGTACGAAACGCCCTTATCTTCCTTGACGGCTACTTTACAGGCTGGTTCTCCAACTACCAAGGCTACTACTTCACAACAGCCCCAGAAGGCACCTACACCCTAACAATCCGACCAAGAGCAGGATACAGCCACATAACCCCCCAAACAGAATACAACTTCACACTAAACAGCGACAGCACAAAAGACATCACCCTCACCTCAATAACAACCCACCCAACACCCACCCCCACAGCAACGCCAACCCCCACACCTGTCCCAACACCTTCCCCAACCCCCACAACTACACCAGCACCCACAACCACGCCAACCCCAACACCTACAAACACCACAGAACCAACACCAACGCCAGATACCACGTCAACTCCTGAGCCAACAACATCTGACGCGCCTATGCCTACACCAACACCCACAGAGACAACAACAGCTACCCCCACACCTACGCCTACGCCTGCGATGTCACCTAGCCCTACTCCTGTCGAGACGGTGGCTCCTTCACCTTCTTCAACGGGGGTCATATCCTTTGGCAATACGGGCGTGTTTTTTGTTGAATCCAACAGCACCGTTTCCGAGTTAGCTTTCAACAGCACCAGCTCTGAACTCAGCTTCACCGTCAGCGGACCATCAGGAACCACAGGCTACGTAGACTTAACCGTCGCTAAAACCCTCATACCAAACCCGCAAAACATCAAAGTCTACCTCGACGGCAAACAACTCTACTACGAAGCAAAATCCACAGACGACGCCTGGATACTCTCCTTCACCTACCAACACAGCACCCACCAAGTCGTTGTAGATGTAGCAGACAGCCAAATCCGTAGCCCAGAACAGACAGTTCCGCTTCTTGACTTACACACCGCCATAGCCCTAACAGCAGTAAACGTCACCGCAATTTGCGCAGCAGTCATCTACCTAAAAAAACAAAAACCCCGTAGCTAA